ACGGCGAGTTTTGTTGGGCTGGTCATCATCGGGATCTTTTACTGAACGGTTGTCGAGCAGCATACGAACATGCGGTTCGCATGGCAGAAGAAAAAATCATCCAACGACGTGCCAACCACGAAGGAGCCGACTTCCACATACAGATTGATAATGGTCGCGTACAATATTGTCTGGTGGATACCTATTGTGCTGCCTGTTATCGGGGTGATTGACTATCGTACGGGGTTCTCGACATTTTTGGCGGTCACTGTTGTAAGGGTTGCTGCCAATCTGTTTAGAAACAACGTGCTCAAACCAGAGCATGCAGAGCATTTTCCCCTCCGGTCGCCGTGAACACATAAAGGAATATGCAGAGCAATAGGAGGAAGTGAAATGACAAACGTTCGGCCTGTTTTTTCGCAGCGCAAAGCAGCAATAGTCGTAGGTGTTGCGATCGTAGCCATGTTTTTCATGGCAATCATCGTTGATAACTTTATTCTCTCCAATTTTATAGGACCTGGGGATGAAACAGCGCTGGCGGGTGATATTGAGGCTAGCCAGGTGCGATTTGGCTTTGCTGTTGCCGGCTATTTGATTATCCTCATGCTTGATTTAGCCATCGCTTTGGCACTCTACGTTATACTCAAGCCGGTAGGTAAGATTCTCGCGTCACTGACCGCTGGTTTCAGATTGTTGTACACTGTCATTATGGTGATTGGTGTATTTTTATTGTTGGTTCACCTCATTGATGTGCA
This portion of the candidate division WOR-3 bacterium genome encodes:
- a CDS encoding DUF4386 domain-containing protein yields the protein MTNVRPVFSQRKAAIVVGVAIVAMFFMAIIVDNFILSNFIGPGDETALAGDIEASQVRFGFAVAGYLIILMLDLAIALALYVILKPVGKILASLTAGFRLLYTVIMVIGVFLLLVHLIDVHSYGNIKLLGYLFFTAHILVLGYSVLKSGYIPKGLGILLIIAFFCYIVLLYGQSIVPEQLPPIFVVPAAIAELLLGIWLLWKGGKVSRVRKIDVSA